A window of Apium graveolens cultivar Ventura chromosome 8, ASM990537v1, whole genome shotgun sequence contains these coding sequences:
- the LOC141678718 gene encoding receptor-like protein kinase HSL1, with the protein MPSPHLILLLLLSFLPALSLSLSLSLNPEITYLFTLKQSLDDPDNVLSTWNNKDTSPCHWHGISCDDFTQSVTAIDLSNSNLFGEFPTILCRLPNLRNISLYNNSINSTLSDEIATCRSLENLNLAQNLLTGFLPAKLSEIGGLRLLDLSGNNFSGDIPASFAEFRSLQAISLVENLLDGVVPAFLGNIWSLKQLNLSYNPFLPGRIPPEFGNLTNLEVLWMSGCNLMGEIPDSLGRLSKLVDLDLAINNLRGEVPSSLTELTRVVQIELYNNSLSGELPRFGWEKMKALRLLDASMNELTGTIPDELCELPLESLNLYENDLYGNVPVGIAKSVNLYELRLFENRFTGELPRDLGKNSPMLWMDVSSNQFSGELPGSLCEKGVFEELLVISNKFSGEIPVGLGKCRSLTRVRLGYNRFSGEVPEGFWGLPHVYFLELAGNSFSGSIAKTIAGASNLSSLSVFKNNFSGSLPYEIGSLDNLKEFSGGNNRFSGSLPPSIVNLGQLERLDLHNNELSGELPSEIHSWKKMNELNLANNDLSGRIPDEVGSLSGLNYLDLSGNKFSGAIPSGLQNLKLNQFNLSSNRLSGTIPALYAKKMYRSSFLGNPKLCGEIDGLCDGRARGKNIGYIWLLRSIFILAGLVLIVGITWFYWRYRNFKKVKSAIDKSKWTLMSFHKLGFSEYEILGALDEDNLIGTGASGKVYKVVLSNGDAVAVKKLWGGSKLVDESGDIEKGGPVHNDGFEAEIETLGKIRHKNIVRLWCCCTTRDCKLLVYEYMPNGSLGDLLHSNKSGLLDWLTRYKIAMDAAEGLSYLHHDCVPPIVHRDVKSNNILLDEDFGARVADFGLAKAVDAIGKGSNSMSVIAGSCGYIAPEYAYTLRVNEKSDTYSFGVVILELVTGRLPVDPEFGEKDLVKWVCTTLDQKGIDHVLDPKLDSCYKEEICKLLNIGLLCTSPLPINRPSMRRVVKLLQEIGGFEGQMKIVNKDGKLTPYYYEDASDQGSVA; encoded by the exons ATGCCTTCTCCTCACCTCATTCTCCTCCTCTTGCTCTCATTCCTCCCCGCTCTCTcactctccctctccctctccctcaaCCCCGAAATCACTTACTTGTTCACGCTAAAACAATCTCTCGATGACCCCGACAACGTCTTATCCACCTGGAACAACAAAGACACTTCCCCTTGTCATTGGCACGGCATCTCTTGTGATGACTTTACTCAATCTGTCACCGCCATTGACCTCTCTAACTCCAATCTTTTCGGAGAGTTTCCGACTATTCTCTGTAGGCTACCAAACTTGAGGAACATTTCCTTGTACAACAACTCCATTAACTCCACTTTATCCGATGAAATTGCCACGTGTCGCTCTTTGGAGAATTTGAATTTGGCGCAGAATTTGTTAACTGGTTTCCTCCCGGCCAAGTTGTCGGAGATTGGAGGATTAAGACTTCTTGATTTGTCCGGAAATAATTTTTCTGGCGACATTCCGGCGAGTTTCGCCGAGTTTAGGAGCTTACAAGCGATTTCGTTGGTTGAGAATCTGCTAGACGGCGTCGTTCCGGCGTTTCTGGGGAATATTTGGAGCTTGAAGCAGTTGAATTTGTCGTATAACCCGTTTTTACCGGGTCGGATCCCGCCGGAATTTGGCAACTTGACGAACTTGGAGGTCTTGTGGATGAGTGGGTGTAATTTGATGGGTGAAATTCCTGACTCGCTGGGTCGACTCAGTAAGTTAGTTGATTTGGACTTGGCGATTAATAATTTAAGAGGTGAAGTTCCGAGTTCACTCACTGAGTTGACTCGGGTTGTTCAGATTGAGCTTTATAATAACTCGTTGTCCGGTGAGCTACCGAGGTTTGGATGGGAGAAAATGAAGGCTTTGAGGTTACTCGACGCGTCGATGAATGAGTTGACTGGGACGATTCCTGATGAGCTTTGTGAGTTGCCACTGGAGAGTTTGAATTTGTATGAAAATGATTTGTACGGGAATGTGCCTGTGGGAATTGCCAAGTCGGTTAATTTGTATGAATTGAGATTGTTTGAGAATCGGTTTACGGGTGAATTGCCGAGAGATCTTGGCAAGAATTCGCCAATGTTGTGGATGGATGTGTCGAGTAATCAGTTTTCGGGTGAGCTTCCGGGGAGTTTGTGTGAGAAGGGCGTGTTTGAGGAGCTTTTAGTGATTTCTAATAAGTTTTCGGGGGAGATTCCGGTAGGTTTGGGGAAATGTAGGAGCTTGACGCGAGTTAGGCTTGGTTATAATAGGTTTTCAGGGGAGGTTCCGGAGGGGTTTTGGGGGTTGCCTCATGTTTACTTTCTTGAGCTTGCAGGGAATTCGTTTTCGGGGTCTATTGCGAAAACGATTGCCGGGGCTTCAAATTTGTCGTCTTTGAGTGTTTTTAAGAACAATTTTTCGGGTAGTTTGCCTTATGAGATTGGTTCTTTGGATAATTTGAAGGAGTTTTCGGGTGGGAATAATAGGTTTAGTGGGTCTTTACCGCCAAGTATTGTGAATCTTGGACAGTTGGAAAGACTTGATCTTCATAACAATGAGTTGTCTGGTGAGCTTCCAAGTGAAATTCATTCTTGGAAGAAGATGAATGAGCTGAATCTTGCAAATAATGATCTTTCAGGGAGAATCCCTGACGAAGTTGGGAGCTTATCGGGATTAAATTATCTTGATTTATCAGGGAATAAATTTTCTGGGGCAATACCGAGTGGATTACAAAATTTGAAGCTCaaccaatttaatttatcaaGTAATAGGTTATCGGGGACTATTCCTGCATTATATGCCAAGAAAATGTACAGGAGTAGCTTTTTGGGAAACCCCAAATTGTGCGGAGAGATTGATGGTCTATGTGACGGTAGAGCTCGAGGGAAGAACATTGGTTATATTTGGTTGCTGAGATCAATCTTTATTCTTGCTGGATTGGTGCTTATTGTTGGAATTACTTGGTTTTATTGGAGGTACAGAAATTTCAAGAAGGTGAAAAGTGCTATAGATAAATCAAAGTGGACGTTAATGTCGTTCCATAAACTGGGATTCAGCGAATATGAGATCTTGGGAGCTCTTGATGAAGATAACTTGATTGGAACTGGTGCTTCCGGGAAAGTTTACAAGGTTGTTTTGAGTAATGGTGATGCAGTGGCTGTAAAAAAGCTTTGGGGTGGTTCAAAATTAGTGGATGAAAGCGGAGACATTGAGAAAGGTGGTCCTGTTCATAATGATGGCTTCGAAGCGGAGATTGAGACACTAGGAAAGATTAGACATAAAAATATTGTTAGGTTATGGTGTTGCTGTACTACAAGAGATTGCAAACTCTTGGTTTATGAGTATATGCCTAATGGCAGCTTGGGTGATTTGCTTCACAGTAACAAGAGTGGTTTACTGGACTGGCTGACGAGGTATAAAATTGCTATGGATGCTGCCGAGGGTCTTTCTTATTTGCATCACGATTGTGTTCCTCCAATTGTGCACAGGGATGTGAAATCTAATAATATCTTGTTGGATGAGGATTTTGGAGCTCGAGTTGCAGATTTTGGTTTGGCGAAGGCAGTGGATGCAATCGGAAAGGGGAGCAACTCTATGTCTGTCATTGCGGGATCTTGTGGTTACATTGCGCCAG AGTATGCCTACACACTCCGGGTGAATGAAAAGAGTGATACATACAGCTTCGGTGTTGTTATTCTGGAGTTGGTCACAGGAAGACTTCCAGTCGATCCTGAGTTTGGAGAGAAGGATTTGGTTAAGTGGGTCTGCACAACCTTGGATCAGAAAGGCATAGACCATGTACTCGACCCAAAACTAGACTCCTGTTACAAGGAAGAAATATGCAAACTCCTCAATATCGGTCTTCTCTGCACTAGTCCACTACCTATTAACCGTCCCTCAATGAGAAGAGTCGTAAAACTGTTGCAGGAAATAGGCGGTTTCGAAGGCCAAATGAAGATTGTTAACAAGGACGGGAAATTGACACCGTATTATTATGAAGATGCCTCAGATCAAGGAAGTGTAGCCTAA